A window of Hevea brasiliensis isolate MT/VB/25A 57/8 chromosome 14, ASM3005281v1, whole genome shotgun sequence contains these coding sequences:
- the LOC110670798 gene encoding uncharacterized protein LOC110670798 codes for MASCYYPDIFSWVQKLPPVSQWKENSMSICICSSASSQPSLNLSVIKNPFSPTISFSIVAYFNLPISLWTSKPINTNRKSFKLLDNETVSSLLINLVEDVLSYCSNKCKSSIQVPKLLDSVSNIMDIFNLVFFTLSFLICIYEAPADLRSKWLDNLKTQLTNSQLREALKLFMKTIGSNLEEQWMRSVNLAITNWIPELQATNTTLKTPSPLFSYSLSTFELWKVQLYCPIISMDIESSSNSSADERLLFSLKHHQLEGVIQFNYKVIIQEEWVDVIVVIDNIRCDIVRLVNDTLMKEQGVGIEEKHFPSRISLHLTPILQTNIISVSVSKSSDNPTTEIEVGKSIETSFDPPNSFLGLKLAVGETISTSLKPWKFEESVHGYSSILNWFLHDSMDGREVSSSKPSKMALINPKAWFKHRYSNAHRPFNRQGGVVFAKDEYGNGIRWKVDKSSMGKTMEWEIKGFIWLTYWPNNYITFHSETRRLEFREILHLTIA; via the exons ATGGCTTCTTGTTACTATCCTGATATATTTTCTTGGGTTCAGAAACTTCCACCAGTTTCTCAATGGAAAGAAAATTCCATGTCCATATGCATATGTTCTTCTGCTTCATCTCAACCATCCCTTAATCTTTCCGTGATCAAGAACCCTTTCTCTCCTACTATTTCCTTCTCTATAGTTGCATATTTCAATCTTCCCATCTCTCTTTGGACCTCAAAGCCCATTAATACCAACCGTAAATCCTTCAAATTATTAGATAATGAAACAGTTTCTAGTCTTCTAATCAACCTGGTTGAAGATGTTCTCAGTTATTGTTCAAACAAGTGTAAATCCTCCATCCAAGTTCCAAAGTTATTGGATTCTGTTTCCAACATTATGGACATCTTCAATCTTGTATTTTTCACACTTTCATTTCTCATTTGCATCTATGAAGCTCCTGCTGATCTCAGGTCCAAATGGCTTGATAATCTCAAGACTCAACTTACTAATTCTCAGCTAAGAGAAGCATTGAAATTGTTTATGAAAACCATAGGATCCAATCTTGAAGAGCAATGGATGCGTTCAGTAAATCTTGCAATTACCAACTGGATTCCAGAGCTCCAAGCTACTAATACAACTTTGAAGACACCATCACCACTCTTTTCTTACTCACTTTCAACTTTCGAACTATGGAAAGTTCAGTTATATTGTCCTATCATCTCCATGGATATTGAAAGTTCAAGCAACTCTTCAGCTGATGAGAGACTGCTTTTTTCCCTTAAACACCATCAACTTGAAGGTGTAATCCAGTTCAATTACAAAGTCATCATTCAAGAGGAGTGGGTTGATGTGATTGTAGTTATAGATAATATAAG ATGTGATATTGTCCGACTGGTGAATGATACTCTCATGAAAGAACAAGGAGTTGGTATTGAAGAGAAGCATTTTCCTTCAAGAATATCTTTACATCTAACACCAATTCTCCAAACCAACATAATAAGTGTTTCAGTAAGCAAATCTTCAGATAATCCAACGACAGAGATTGAAGTAGGAAAAAGCATTGAAACTTCATTTGACCCTCCTAATTCTTTCTTGGGGCTTAAGCTTGCAGTTGGAGAGACAATATCTACAAGCTTGAAACCttggaaatttgaggaatcaGTTCATGGGTATAGCTCAATATTGAATTGGTTTCTTCATGATAGCATGGATGGACGAGAAGTATCCTCCTCAAAACCTTCAAAGATGGCTTTGATCAACCCTAAAGCTTGGTTCAAACACAGATATTCAAATGCTCATAGACCTTTCAATAGGCAAGGTGGGGTGGTGTTTGCAAAGGATGAGTATGGAAATGGTATAAGATGGAAGGTTGACAAAAGTTCCATGGGGAAGACAATGGAGTGGGAGATTAAAGGGTTTATTTGGTTAACATATTGGCCTAATAACTATATAACATTTCATAGTGAAACCAGGAGATTGGAATTCAGAGAAATTCTTCATCTTACCATAGCTTAA
- the LOC110670799 gene encoding uncharacterized protein LOC110670799 isoform X2, protein MESSVALQSFHCKLYGQRLTVCRKFISYPVKRNVSVVSCVRAPEAAAATAKSDAGAVKGSLEKSSSRSATFPNGFEALVLEVCDETEVAELKLKVGDFEMHLRRNVGATKAPMSNISPTEPPPIPTKPMDISASVAPPSPPKTSTEKTTPFTNVSFGKSSKLAALEASGATGYVLVASPTVGSFRRNRTVKGKRQPPIFKEGDIIKEGQVIGYLDQFGTELPVKSDVAGEVLKLLFNDGDAVGYGDPLIAVLPSFHGINT, encoded by the exons ATGGAGTCCTCTGTTGCTCTCCAATCCTTTCACT GTAAGTTGTACGGCCAGCGCTTGACTGTTTGCCGGAAATTTATTTCTTATCCGGTGAAGCGAAATGTATCCGTCGTCTCGTGTGTAAGGGCGCCTGAAGCTGCTGCTGCAACGGCCAAATCTGATG CTGGTGCTGTAAAAGGCTCGTTGGAGAAGAGTTCTTCGCGAAGTGCTACTTTTCCTAATGGATTTGAA GCATTGGTACTAGAGGTCTGTGATGAGACGGAGGTTGCTGAACTGAAACTCAag GTTGGGGATTTTGAAATGCATTTGCGCCGCAATGTTGGGGCTACAAAAGCTCCCATGTCCAACATTTCACCTACAGAACCACCACCGATCCCAACTAAGCCAATGGATATATCAGCTTCTGTTGCCCCACCATCACCACCCAAAACCTCTACTGAAAAAACCACTCCTTTTACAAATGTCTCATTTGGGAAGTCATCCAAATTAGCTGCCTTAGAGGCGTCTGGAGCTACTGGATATGTTCTAGTTGCTTCTCCGACG GTCGGCTCATTCCGAAGAAACAGAACAGTGAAAGGAAAAAGGCAACCTCCCATCTTTAAAGAG GGTGATATAATTAAAGAAGGACAGGTGATAGGATATTTGGATCAATTTGGTACTGAACTTCCTGTAAAG TCAGATGTGGCTGGAGAAGTCTTAAAGCTCCTCTTCAATGATGGAG ATGCTGTTGGTTATGGAGACCCTCTTATTGCTGTCTTGCCATCGTTTCATGGCATCAACACGTGA
- the LOC110670799 gene encoding uncharacterized protein LOC110670799 isoform X1, translated as MESSVALQSFHCKLYGQRLTVCRKFISYPVKRNVSVVSCVRAPEAAAATAKSDVSSSAGAVKGSLEKSSSRSATFPNGFEALVLEVCDETEVAELKLKVGDFEMHLRRNVGATKAPMSNISPTEPPPIPTKPMDISASVAPPSPPKTSTEKTTPFTNVSFGKSSKLAALEASGATGYVLVASPTVGSFRRNRTVKGKRQPPIFKEGDIIKEGQVIGYLDQFGTELPVKSDVAGEVLKLLFNDGDAVGYGDPLIAVLPSFHGINT; from the exons ATGGAGTCCTCTGTTGCTCTCCAATCCTTTCACT GTAAGTTGTACGGCCAGCGCTTGACTGTTTGCCGGAAATTTATTTCTTATCCGGTGAAGCGAAATGTATCCGTCGTCTCGTGTGTAAGGGCGCCTGAAGCTGCTGCTGCAACGGCCAAATCTGATG TTTCTTCTTCAGCTGGTGCTGTAAAAGGCTCGTTGGAGAAGAGTTCTTCGCGAAGTGCTACTTTTCCTAATGGATTTGAA GCATTGGTACTAGAGGTCTGTGATGAGACGGAGGTTGCTGAACTGAAACTCAag GTTGGGGATTTTGAAATGCATTTGCGCCGCAATGTTGGGGCTACAAAAGCTCCCATGTCCAACATTTCACCTACAGAACCACCACCGATCCCAACTAAGCCAATGGATATATCAGCTTCTGTTGCCCCACCATCACCACCCAAAACCTCTACTGAAAAAACCACTCCTTTTACAAATGTCTCATTTGGGAAGTCATCCAAATTAGCTGCCTTAGAGGCGTCTGGAGCTACTGGATATGTTCTAGTTGCTTCTCCGACG GTCGGCTCATTCCGAAGAAACAGAACAGTGAAAGGAAAAAGGCAACCTCCCATCTTTAAAGAG GGTGATATAATTAAAGAAGGACAGGTGATAGGATATTTGGATCAATTTGGTACTGAACTTCCTGTAAAG TCAGATGTGGCTGGAGAAGTCTTAAAGCTCCTCTTCAATGATGGAG ATGCTGTTGGTTATGGAGACCCTCTTATTGCTGTCTTGCCATCGTTTCATGGCATCAACACGTGA